One Hyla sarda isolate aHylSar1 chromosome 11, aHylSar1.hap1, whole genome shotgun sequence genomic window carries:
- the TMEM79 gene encoding transmembrane protein 79 → MAETQNAILKPDSSEEKDLDPVDFLALQKISEEKKKQRSVGFYELDFLNTSKELEEPEATNTVESEVTEDEDKKYPEDKSHKNNIQDGQPEGNKDPPASYPDQALPSSPKRCRKQSNPTCLCKECVENYMNLCETSNDQVLEGEQKKDEAVPTFVSTPSNSERSRSGSETSRLTNSSEDDFVGTKYEDAQVTLPYPDNHRPPECITRLSDAGLYDPGEDPTEKTGEEDNVSQVVISSAFFVEHPPLEEHKKSVQIDLCEKVDIEKGDPENEPLLRLTRRSTETEPVYPGCCQCHLACLKIVGSFVLSMVIFPALLFAAYAWLPFDAPVIPDVPTRLVYTLRCSAFASFPIVLGVLVHGISRLCASSYDPFKPREREVTIHRRFVKQSTFLFVLFFFNLSVLSTYLPQGQLKFIPLLTCLFSLSQLIYWLSFAVGRSFRGFGYGLTFLPLVSMMICNLYFMFIVEPEKMVFLGNRVVPQH, encoded by the exons ATGGCCGAAACCCAGAATGCGATCCTTAAACCGGACTCTTCCGAGGAAAAAGATCTTGATCCTGTAGACTTTCTTGCTTTGCAGAAGATTTCAGAAGAGAAGAAAAAGCAAAGAAGCGTCGGCTTCTATGAACTGGATTTCCTGAACACTTCAAAGGAGTTAGAAGAACCAGAAGCCACAAACACTGTAGAGTCTGAAGTTACAGAAGATGAGGACAAAAAATATCCAGAAGACAAGAGTCATAAGAACAACATACAGGATGGACAACCTGAAGGAAACAAAGATCCACCTGCCAGCTACCCTGACCAGGCTCTACCCTCATCACCGAAACGTTGTAGAAAACAGAGCAACCCAACCTGTCTATGCAAGGAATGTGTAGAGAACTACATGAATCTGTGTGAGACCAGCAATGATCAAGTCCTGGAGGGTGAACAAAAGAAAGACGAGGCCGTCCCAACTTTTGTCAGTACACCCTCTAACTCTGAGAGGAGCAGAAGTGGCTCAGAGACTTCAAGACTCACAAATTCCTCTGAAGACGATTTTGTGGGCACAAAGTATGAAGATGCCCAAGTGACACTGCCCTACCCTGATAACCACCGGCCACCCGAGTGTATTACGAGGTTGAGCGATGCCGGCTTGTATGATCCTGGTGAAGACCCTACGGAGAAGACCGGAGAGGAGGATAATGTTTCCCAGGTGGTTATTAGCTCTGCTTTTTTTGTTGAACACCCTCCTCTGGAGGAACATAAGAAAAGCGTCCAGATAGATCTGTGTGAAAAGGTGGACATTGAAAAAGGAGATCCTGAGAATGAGCCCTTATTACGGCTCACCCGGAGATCTACTGAGACAGAACCTGTATATCCAGGGTGCTGCCAGTGTCATCTGGCCTGCCTGAAGATTGTGGGATCCTTTGTCCTCTCTATGGTGATATTCCCGGCCCTCCTTTTCGCAGCCTACGCATGGTTGCCCTTCGATGCCCCTGTCATTCCGGATGTACCAACCAGACTGGTATACACTTTACGGTGTTCAGCCTTCGCCTCATTCCCTATTGTTCTGG GTGTTCTAGTCCACGGGATCTCGCGTCTCTGTGCCTCGTCCTATGATCCATTCAAACCGCGAGAGCGAGAGGTGACGATCCACAGACGCTTTGTGAAGCAGAGCACCTTCCTCTTCGTCTTGTTCTTCTTCAACCTCTCGGTGCTGTCCACTTACCTGCCCCAGGGGCAGCTGAAGTTCATCCCGCTTCTCACTTGTCTCTTCTCCTTGTCTCA GCTGATTTACTGGCTGTCGTTTGCTGTCGGCCGATCCTTCCGTGGTTTTGGTTACGGCCTGACGTTCCTGCCTCTGGTCAGCATGATGATATGCAATCTCTACTTCATGTTTATTGTCGAGCCGGAGAAAATGGTCTTTCTTGGAAACAGAGTTGTACCCCAGCACTGA